In Ignavibacteria bacterium, the DNA window AGAACTACCCGAATCCGTTCAATCCGACGACAAAGATAGACTTCGACCTGCCTCTTGACAGCAGGGTAAACATAAAACTGTATGACATATCAGGAAGGGAAGTGAAGACGATTATGAACGAACAAAGAGCAGCGGGATATTACACTGTTCAGTTCAATTCAGCAGAACTTTCAAGCGGTGTTTATTTCTACAGGATTATGGCAAAGTCTTCGGGTGCTGATTTTATTATGACGAAGAAGATGATGCTAATTAAATAAAATTAATAATATTTCTTTACTTTTTACAAAGACTCTCACAAAGGCGAGAGTCTTTGTAATATATAAGAGTATGTATAAACAAAGAAAGAAATTATTTTATTAAAAAGAGCTTAAAGATTATTAACTTCAAAATACGCAGAAAGCAGATT includes these proteins:
- a CDS encoding T9SS type A sorting domain-containing protein, which produces NYPNPFNPTTKIDFDLPLDSRVNIKLYDISGREVKTIMNEQRAAGYYTVQFNSAELSSGVYFYRIMAKSSGADFIMTKKMMLIK